In the genome of bacterium, one region contains:
- a CDS encoding DNA cytosine methyltransferase — translation MNGAHEREETMGLIETAERFDDSWDVLPSGLAVPAHLTKRLTAVDLFSGAGGFSLGLLEAGFHVVAAVDNDENCLVTYLTNLGADRVDIRYVEPEDEERLETWMERNIIKKPKDGGQAGLFGEGVELYEVTSVSGSNRREEWSPPGWHGVPVYWFGDASKLTGKRILDSIGMARGELDLVVGGPPCQGYSSAGKREVADPRNNLTFEFARLVTEMQPRTMCMENVPGIINMPTVDGGTVLDEVCRILERGDFGEYKALHEIMGGDDRAMIKRGAGKKRDRVVKNAPKEEAEDKKQGALF, via the coding sequence ATGAACGGGGCGCATGAACGGGAGGAGACCATGGGCCTGATCGAGACGGCGGAGAGATTCGACGATAGCTGGGACGTGTTGCCCTCGGGGCTGGCGGTGCCGGCCCACCTGACCAAGAGGCTGACCGCCGTGGACCTGTTCTCCGGGGCCGGGGGCTTCAGCCTGGGGCTCCTGGAGGCGGGCTTCCACGTGGTGGCGGCGGTCGACAATGACGAGAACTGCCTGGTCACGTACCTGACCAACCTGGGGGCGGACAGGGTGGACATCCGATACGTGGAGCCGGAGGACGAGGAGCGGCTGGAGACCTGGATGGAAAGGAACATCATCAAGAAGCCGAAGGACGGCGGACAGGCGGGCCTCTTCGGGGAGGGGGTCGAGCTGTACGAGGTGACGTCGGTCTCGGGCTCGAACCGCCGGGAGGAGTGGTCGCCGCCGGGCTGGCACGGGGTGCCCGTGTACTGGTTCGGAGACGCCTCCAAGCTGACGGGGAAGCGGATACTCGACTCGATCGGGATGGCCCGGGGCGAGCTCGACCTGGTGGTCGGGGGGCCGCCGTGCCAGGGCTACTCCTCGGCGGGCAAGCGGGAGGTGGCCGACCCCCGCAACAACCTGACCTTCGAGTTCGCCAGACTCGTCACGGAGATGCAGCCCCGGACCATGTGCATGGAGAACGTGCCCGGGATTATCAACATGCCGACCGTGGACGGGGGAACGGTCCTGGACGAGGTCTGCCGGATCCTCGAGCGGGGCGACTTCGGGGAGTACAAGGCGCTCCACGAGATCATGGGCGGCGACGACCGGGCGATGATCAAGCGCGGGGCCGGCAAGAAGAGGGACCGGGTCGTCAAGAACGCGCCGAAGGAAGAGGCCGAGGACAAGAAGCAGGGGGCGCTGTTCTGA
- a CDS encoding phage Gp37/Gp68 family protein produces MSSKIEWTDETWNPATGCSKVSPGCLNCYAERQSKRNVRREWKPWTPENVQTNLRVHPYTLTAPFRWYEPRRVFVCSMGDLFHEQLPVGFVADVFGVMAVAHWHTFQVLTKRPEAMRRFLAGGGIKVSARTEIELRAREWASVLKDGTFRARNRGIRYDVEWPLPNVWLGVSTEGQREADRRIPILLETPAARRFISAEPLLDPLDLSASVWQTCWEKHPHEGECVEGPSLDWVIAGGESGPYARPSDPGWFRDLRDQCRQAGVPFFMKQMGTAWARSNGGDLGRYAHNSEGGHPGEWPGELRVREYLEPPGRRTQNAQTHETHGKPHQKRS; encoded by the coding sequence GTGAGTTCCAAGATTGAATGGACGGACGAGACCTGGAACCCGGCCACGGGGTGCTCGAAGGTGAGCCCCGGGTGCCTGAACTGCTACGCGGAGCGCCAGTCGAAGAGAAACGTCCGGAGGGAGTGGAAGCCCTGGACGCCGGAGAACGTCCAGACGAACCTCCGCGTCCACCCATACACGCTGACGGCGCCCTTCCGGTGGTACGAGCCGAGGCGGGTCTTCGTCTGCTCGATGGGGGACCTGTTCCACGAGCAGCTGCCGGTCGGCTTCGTCGCGGACGTCTTCGGGGTCATGGCGGTGGCCCACTGGCACACCTTCCAGGTGCTCACGAAGAGGCCGGAGGCGATGCGGAGGTTCCTGGCGGGCGGGGGGATCAAGGTCAGCGCGAGGACGGAGATCGAGCTGCGAGCCAGGGAGTGGGCATCGGTCCTGAAGGACGGGACCTTCCGGGCGCGGAACCGCGGGATCCGGTACGACGTGGAGTGGCCGCTCCCGAACGTATGGCTCGGGGTGTCGACCGAGGGACAGCGGGAGGCGGACCGTCGGATCCCGATTCTCCTGGAGACGCCGGCGGCGCGCCGGTTCATCTCCGCGGAGCCGCTGCTCGACCCATTGGATCTCAGCGCATCGGTCTGGCAGACATGCTGGGAAAAGCATCCGCATGAGGGTGAGTGCGTGGAGGGACCGAGCCTCGACTGGGTGATCGCCGGGGGGGAGAGCGGGCCGTACGCGAGGCCCTCGGACCCGGGCTGGTTCCGGGACCTTCGGGACCAGTGCCGACAGGCGGGCGTCCCGTTCTTCATGAAGCAGATGGGGACGGCCTGGGCCCGGAGCAACGGCGGGGACCTGGGTCGCTACGCGCACAACTCCGAGGGGGGCCACCCGGGGGAGTGGCCGGGGGAGCTGAGGGTGAGGGAGTATCTGGAACCGCCCGGACGACGCACGCAAAACGCACAAACGCACGAAACGCACGGGAAACCGCACCAAAAACGCAGCTAA